From the Acidimicrobiales bacterium genome, one window contains:
- the valS gene encoding valine--tRNA ligase, which yields MTRTVPEKPSLDGLEERWSAHWEEAGTYRFERAGPRGDVFSVDTPPPTVSGSLHVGHVFSYTHTDTVARFWRMRGKQVFYPIGWDDNGLPTERRVQNYFGVRCDPSLPYDPAVEPPGAKAKQQLHVSRPNFVELCERLTAEDERAFEHLFRHLGLSVDWTTIYTTISREAQRVSQLGFLRMLGPGHAYQQVAPTLWDVDFQTAVAQAELEDREQPGAYHRIRFGDVEIETTRPELIPACVALVAHPDDARFQARFGDTVPSPLFGVEVPILAHELADPEKGSGIAMICTFGDVTDVVWWRELHLPVRSMLGRDGRVVATPPDGVPDGEAWQELAGATAKQARGRIVERLRASGDLVGEPRSITHPVKFYEKGDRPLEIVTSRQWFIKVLDDKEALKEQGRRLRWHPPFMAARYENWVDGLNSDWLVSRQRFFGVPFPVWYPIGDEGQIDHDHPITPPEEALPVDPSTDVPPGYTERQRDQPGGFAADPDVMDTWATSSLTPQIAGGWGTDAELFAMVYPFDVRPQGHDIIRTWLFSTVVRSYQLHDGALPWTDAAISGWILDPDRKKMSKSKGNVVTPMAMLEQYGTDAVRYWAASARPGTDTAVEENQMKNGRRLAIKLLNASRFVLSLPRVDGSPSAAVDRAMLAGLSVLVADATAAFEAYDYARPLERTEAFFWSFCDDYLELVKNRAYGGGEGGGSATATLEIVLSAVLRLFAPFLPFVTEEVWSWWQDGSVHRSIWPRAEELGDGESGDPLVLEVASDVLRSIRKAKSEAKVSQRAAVDVVVVRDTAVRLAALRSADSDLRDAGSVAELRLEEGDTASVDVTLAPPPPAAEA from the coding sequence ATGACCCGCACCGTCCCGGAGAAACCGTCGCTCGATGGGCTCGAGGAGCGCTGGTCGGCGCACTGGGAAGAGGCGGGCACCTACCGTTTCGAGCGGGCCGGACCTCGCGGCGACGTCTTCTCCGTCGATACGCCGCCGCCCACGGTGAGCGGCTCGCTCCACGTCGGCCACGTGTTCTCGTACACCCACACCGACACCGTCGCCCGCTTCTGGCGGATGCGCGGCAAGCAGGTCTTCTATCCCATCGGGTGGGACGACAACGGACTGCCCACCGAGCGCCGGGTCCAGAACTACTTCGGGGTGCGCTGCGATCCGTCGCTCCCCTACGACCCCGCCGTCGAGCCGCCGGGCGCCAAGGCCAAGCAGCAGTTGCACGTCTCGCGTCCCAATTTCGTGGAGCTGTGCGAGCGGCTGACGGCCGAGGACGAGCGGGCCTTCGAGCATCTGTTCCGGCACCTCGGGCTCTCGGTCGACTGGACGACCATCTACACCACCATCTCCAGGGAGGCCCAGCGGGTTTCCCAGCTCGGGTTCCTGCGCATGCTCGGGCCGGGCCACGCCTACCAGCAGGTGGCACCCACGCTGTGGGACGTCGACTTCCAGACGGCGGTGGCCCAGGCCGAGCTGGAGGACCGCGAGCAGCCGGGCGCCTACCACCGAATCCGCTTCGGCGACGTGGAGATCGAGACGACGCGACCAGAGCTCATCCCGGCCTGCGTCGCCCTCGTCGCCCATCCCGACGACGCCCGGTTCCAGGCTCGCTTCGGCGACACGGTCCCGTCTCCGCTGTTCGGAGTCGAGGTGCCGATCCTCGCCCACGAGCTGGCCGATCCCGAGAAGGGTTCGGGCATCGCCATGATCTGCACGTTCGGCGACGTCACCGACGTGGTGTGGTGGCGCGAGCTGCACCTGCCAGTCCGCAGCATGCTCGGGCGCGACGGCCGGGTCGTGGCCACGCCGCCCGACGGTGTCCCCGACGGCGAGGCCTGGCAGGAGCTGGCCGGCGCCACCGCCAAGCAGGCGCGGGGCCGCATCGTCGAGCGCCTACGGGCCAGCGGCGATCTGGTCGGCGAGCCCCGGTCGATCACGCACCCCGTCAAGTTCTACGAGAAGGGCGACCGGCCCCTCGAGATCGTCACCAGCCGCCAGTGGTTCATCAAGGTGCTCGACGACAAGGAGGCGCTGAAGGAGCAGGGTCGCAGGCTGCGCTGGCACCCGCCGTTCATGGCCGCCCGGTACGAGAACTGGGTCGACGGGCTGAACAGCGACTGGCTGGTCAGCCGCCAGCGGTTTTTCGGCGTGCCCTTCCCGGTGTGGTACCCGATCGGCGACGAGGGCCAGATCGACCACGACCACCCCATCACTCCGCCCGAGGAAGCCCTGCCGGTCGACCCGTCCACCGACGTGCCCCCGGGGTACACCGAGCGTCAGCGGGACCAGCCCGGCGGGTTCGCCGCCGATCCCGACGTCATGGACACGTGGGCGACGTCGTCGCTCACTCCCCAGATCGCCGGCGGGTGGGGCACCGATGCCGAGCTGTTCGCCATGGTCTACCCGTTCGACGTGCGGCCCCAGGGTCACGACATCATCCGCACCTGGCTGTTCTCCACGGTGGTCCGGTCGTACCAGCTGCACGACGGCGCCCTGCCCTGGACCGACGCCGCCATCTCCGGATGGATCCTCGACCCCGACCGCAAGAAGATGTCGAAGTCGAAGGGCAACGTGGTCACGCCGATGGCGATGCTCGAGCAGTACGGCACCGACGCCGTCCGTTACTGGGCGGCCAGCGCCCGGCCCGGCACCGACACCGCCGTCGAAGAGAACCAGATGAAGAACGGCCGGCGCCTGGCCATCAAGCTGCTCAACGCCTCGAGGTTCGTGCTCTCCCTGCCCCGGGTCGACGGCTCACCCTCGGCGGCCGTCGACCGGGCCATGCTCGCCGGGCTGTCCGTCCTGGTCGCCGACGCGACGGCCGCCTTCGAGGCCTACGACTACGCCCGCCCGCTGGAACGCACCGAGGCCTTCTTCTGGTCGTTCTGCGACGACTACCTGGAGCTGGTGAAGAACCGGGCCTACGGCGGTGGCGAAGGCGGGGGCTCGGCCACCGCCACCCTCGAGATCGTCCTGTCCGCCGTGCTGCGCCTGTTCGCTCCCTTCCTCCCCTTCGTCACCGAGGAGGTGTGGTCGTGGTGGCAGGACGGCTCGGTGCACCGGTCCATTTGGCCGCGGGCCGAGGAGCTGGGCGACGGCGAGAGCGGCGACCCGCTG